Proteins encoded by one window of Tunturibacter psychrotolerans:
- a CDS encoding PadR family transcriptional regulator has translation MKVQAQLLPGTLDLLILRAVSLGPLHGYGVLLRIEQISGGALLIEQGALYPGLFRLLRQGLLKADWGTSENNRRAKFYELTVAGQKRLQEETASWNRLATAIASALAVQPEES, from the coding sequence TTGAAGGTTCAAGCACAACTCCTTCCCGGAACACTCGATCTTCTTATTCTGCGTGCGGTGTCTCTCGGGCCATTGCATGGGTACGGTGTGCTTTTGCGCATTGAGCAGATCTCCGGCGGCGCTTTGCTGATTGAACAGGGGGCGCTCTATCCGGGTTTGTTTCGGCTGCTGCGGCAGGGATTGCTGAAGGCAGACTGGGGCACGTCGGAGAACAACCGGCGCGCGAAGTTCTATGAGCTGACGGTCGCGGGGCAAAAGCGGCTGCAGGAAGAAACGGCCAGTTGGAATCGGCTCGCGACGGCTATTGCGAGCGCACTCGCTGTGCAACCGGAGGAATCATGA
- a CDS encoding SDR family NAD(P)-dependent oxidoreductase has product MTTSATSLKGTALVTGASTGIGAVYADRLARRGYDLILVARNGDKLKELAASLSSATGRAVDVLAADLTNKADLRKVEERLRSDKSITTLVNNAGFGGTTSLVDSKIDELENMIDLNVTALTRLSYAALPGFLARGKGAIINISSIVAVAPELLNGVYSGTKAYVLNLTQSLHKEVGDKGIQVQAVLPGATASEFWDRAGIGGHQNLPEQIVMSSEEMVDASLAGFDSGEVVTIPALPDVGDWEKFNAARVALGPNLSHKHAAKRYGVVA; this is encoded by the coding sequence ATGACTACTTCAGCTACTTCCCTCAAGGGCACGGCTCTTGTTACTGGCGCATCGACAGGAATCGGTGCAGTTTATGCGGATCGTCTGGCGCGGCGCGGCTATGACCTGATCCTGGTGGCTCGCAATGGCGACAAGCTGAAGGAGCTTGCGGCTTCGCTGAGTTCGGCAACTGGGCGTGCGGTCGATGTGCTGGCTGCGGACCTTACGAATAAGGCTGATCTTCGCAAGGTGGAGGAGCGGCTTCGGTCAGATAAGTCGATTACGACACTGGTGAATAATGCAGGGTTCGGCGGGACGACTTCGCTGGTGGACTCGAAGATCGATGAGCTCGAGAACATGATCGATCTGAACGTGACGGCGCTGACGCGGCTGAGCTATGCTGCGCTGCCGGGATTTCTTGCGAGAGGTAAGGGCGCGATCATCAACATCTCATCGATCGTCGCGGTGGCTCCAGAGCTGCTGAATGGGGTGTATAGCGGGACGAAGGCGTATGTGCTGAATCTTACGCAGTCGCTGCATAAAGAGGTTGGCGATAAGGGGATTCAGGTGCAGGCGGTGCTGCCGGGTGCGACGGCTTCGGAGTTCTGGGACCGCGCGGGGATTGGTGGGCATCAGAATCTTCCGGAGCAGATTGTGATGAGTTCGGAGGAGATGGTGGATGCTTCCCTGGCTGGGTTCGATAGCGGCGAGGTGGTTACGATTCCGGCGTTGCCGGATGTGGGGGATTGGGAGAAGTTCAATGCGGCTCGCGTAGCGCTTGGGCCGAACCTGTCGCACAAGCATGCAGCGAAGCGATATGGCGTGGTGGCGTAA
- a CDS encoding alpha-amylase domain-containing protein, whose amino-acid sequence MSNPWNGKAVLEMFWWNCWNTNYPHDWYTFVAKLAPRIAGLGFDGIWTPPPCKDRPTDNTSSASNEMGYTPYDYYDLGQKNQIRSVYTRFGDQDSFLRLVAVAHANGLEVYPDIVLDHCASGDLDPSSPFEGTASEAYTLIQLKGFAGAGTGRWPRNWLDFHANPQHWNGTGDWVASNGGPDFCYQGRCTDSGAGDQNCAARANARAWLTWFVKQTGVDGFRFDDVKGFPPEVVEDVLYNAMGGGLEYFCVGEYVTGATSDVDAWAGATLNRSGTFDYPLRFALADMVAQNGYSDVGNLPSQQQQNRFKTVPFVNNHDNYDGQVGSWTDADNPRTQLAYAVAMTVDGSPQFFYADLFRNVAPWRNGTTADAIPSRPWVENLVWCHQKLAFKSGEYFVRYQQSQQLLILERGARAIVAINNDGSAWHDAWISTAFAPGTQLHDYSGSRPDDIWTNQDAWVQIAVPPLSYSIWGPAGVTGGFSSASRRTVQQFEMDDDLGDSDAASPGYGGRVIPGTFRSGGAIWPAAATRVNVSVYSDAPQQIDLQVVPTGAPPILRQSGSCTANVPLAASFVVAAEGRHVVQAKLSRAAAAAARIYIKVDYQGPATSTLF is encoded by the coding sequence ATGAGCAATCCATGGAATGGCAAGGCTGTGCTGGAGATGTTCTGGTGGAACTGTTGGAACACCAACTATCCGCATGATTGGTACACGTTTGTAGCAAAGCTTGCGCCGCGCATTGCTGGTTTGGGATTCGACGGGATATGGACGCCGCCGCCGTGTAAGGACAGGCCGACCGACAACACTAGTTCCGCCTCGAACGAGATGGGCTACACACCCTACGACTACTACGATCTGGGCCAGAAGAATCAGATTCGTTCTGTTTACACGCGCTTTGGCGATCAGGATTCTTTTCTGCGTCTGGTCGCGGTGGCCCATGCAAACGGTCTTGAAGTTTATCCGGATATAGTGCTGGATCATTGTGCCAGCGGGGACCTTGATCCTTCTTCGCCGTTCGAGGGTACTGCCTCGGAGGCTTATACGCTGATTCAGTTGAAGGGATTCGCGGGGGCGGGAACGGGGCGATGGCCGCGCAATTGGCTGGACTTCCACGCTAATCCGCAACACTGGAATGGAACGGGAGACTGGGTGGCCAGCAACGGCGGACCCGATTTCTGCTACCAGGGACGATGCACGGACTCTGGAGCCGGCGACCAGAACTGCGCGGCACGGGCGAACGCACGCGCGTGGCTGACGTGGTTCGTCAAGCAGACGGGCGTTGATGGTTTTCGATTCGACGATGTGAAGGGCTTCCCGCCCGAGGTGGTTGAGGATGTGCTGTACAACGCTATGGGAGGTGGCCTGGAATATTTTTGTGTGGGCGAGTACGTGACCGGCGCTACTTCCGATGTGGATGCGTGGGCCGGGGCGACGTTGAACCGTTCGGGAACCTTTGACTATCCGCTTCGCTTCGCGTTGGCCGATATGGTGGCGCAGAATGGCTACTCCGATGTGGGCAATCTGCCGAGCCAGCAGCAACAGAACCGCTTCAAGACGGTGCCGTTTGTGAACAATCACGACAACTACGACGGCCAGGTGGGGAGTTGGACCGACGCGGACAATCCGCGAACGCAACTGGCGTACGCAGTTGCAATGACCGTCGACGGAAGTCCGCAGTTTTTTTATGCGGATCTGTTTCGCAATGTCGCGCCGTGGAGGAACGGCACGACGGCCGATGCGATTCCGTCCCGGCCGTGGGTTGAAAACCTGGTTTGGTGCCACCAAAAACTTGCGTTCAAGAGCGGCGAGTACTTTGTGCGTTACCAGCAATCGCAGCAACTGCTGATCCTGGAGCGAGGGGCGCGTGCGATCGTGGCCATCAACAATGACGGGAGCGCGTGGCACGACGCGTGGATCTCTACGGCATTCGCTCCTGGTACGCAGCTGCACGACTATAGTGGCTCACGACCGGACGACATCTGGACGAACCAGGATGCGTGGGTGCAGATCGCTGTGCCTCCGCTCTCTTATTCAATATGGGGACCGGCGGGTGTGACTGGAGGTTTCTCTTCTGCTTCGCGGCGCACGGTGCAGCAGTTTGAGATGGACGATGATTTGGGCGATAGCGACGCCGCAAGTCCTGGGTATGGCGGGAGAGTGATTCCTGGGACGTTCCGCTCCGGCGGCGCGATATGGCCTGCGGCGGCGACACGGGTAAACGTCAGCGTCTACTCGGATGCACCGCAGCAGATTGATTTGCAGGTTGTGCCGACCGGGGCTCCTCCGATCCTGCGACAGAGCGGATCGTGCACAGCCAATGTTCCGCTGGCTGCAAGTTTTGTGGTCGCGGCGGAAGGCAGACACGTCGTGCAGGCGAAGCTCTCCAGGGCAGCGGCGGCAGCGGCTCGAATTTATATCAAGGTTGACTATCAGGGGCCGGCGACTTCGACACTTTTTTAG
- a CDS encoding VWA domain-containing protein, translated as MKFRLRQFAAFVSVWSCAAIAQTTLHTTTTLVVVPTLVQTLDKDLVFSLRAEDFVLTDNGVPQKVTLEEEAQRPLSLVVLMQTGGDARGQFSSYAHLDTMIAELLGKAPNEVSIVNFDSQPEAASPFTTNVAEWSYAIDHPDAGDRGAAIFDSLAYGLDLLQKRPAGNRRAILLLSQEHDVGSKTPLKEVVREVGETNTAIYSVTFSAEKTAAREAFKNPGPANRPIAVGNVTPPTVGTYPKGGDSGSPAELMAYFNLSEPLRLILGAMSKNTSAEVATLSGGEWSGFDNAQELTQDLGVLVNHLHNSYVLSFAPTSSEPGLHTIKVRLTHHPELLVSARSNYWASEPVIRR; from the coding sequence ATGAAGTTCAGGCTTCGACAATTCGCTGCTTTTGTTAGTGTTTGGAGTTGCGCTGCAATTGCGCAGACGACGCTGCATACGACGACGACACTCGTGGTTGTCCCGACGCTTGTGCAGACTCTGGACAAAGATCTTGTGTTCTCGCTTCGCGCGGAAGATTTTGTGCTGACGGACAATGGGGTTCCGCAGAAGGTGACGCTGGAGGAGGAGGCACAGCGTCCGCTATCGCTGGTCGTGCTGATGCAGACGGGTGGCGATGCGCGTGGCCAGTTCTCGAGTTACGCGCACCTAGACACGATGATTGCGGAGCTGCTGGGCAAGGCTCCGAATGAGGTGTCGATTGTGAACTTTGACAGCCAGCCGGAGGCGGCCTCTCCATTCACGACGAACGTTGCGGAGTGGAGCTATGCGATCGATCATCCTGATGCGGGGGATCGAGGAGCCGCGATCTTCGACAGCCTGGCGTACGGACTTGATCTGCTTCAGAAGCGGCCTGCGGGGAATCGTCGCGCGATTTTGTTGCTGAGCCAGGAGCATGATGTGGGGAGCAAGACCCCGCTAAAAGAGGTTGTGCGGGAGGTGGGTGAGACCAACACCGCGATTTACAGCGTGACGTTTTCTGCAGAGAAGACTGCGGCGCGAGAAGCCTTCAAGAATCCGGGGCCGGCAAATAGACCGATTGCAGTTGGGAATGTGACGCCACCTACAGTTGGAACTTACCCAAAAGGCGGAGATTCAGGAAGCCCCGCGGAACTGATGGCGTACTTCAACCTAAGCGAGCCTCTGCGTTTGATCCTCGGTGCGATGAGCAAGAACACGTCGGCAGAAGTAGCGACGTTATCCGGGGGCGAGTGGAGCGGCTTCGACAATGCGCAAGAGCTAACGCAGGATCTCGGTGTTTTGGTGAATCACCTCCATAACAGCTATGTCTTGAGTTTTGCGCCGACCTCTTCGGAGCCGGGGCTGCATACTATTAAGGTGCGGTTGACTCATCATCCGGAGCTGCTGGTGTCGGCGCGGAGCAACTATTGGGCCTCTGAGCCGGTGATTCGGAGATGA
- a CDS encoding YncE family protein translates to MNPYGVAFISRDFQNGSGPLKSGDILVSNFNNTKNLQGTGTTIVRISKRGTQSVFFEGTVPLGLSTALGTLQAGLVVVGNFPSTDGTLGTATAGSLLVINNKGKLIQTITSPEIQGPWDMALVDHGGKAIAFVSNGLTGTVSRLDFTVNRTGLTLEHSTTIASGYVHRGDPVTFVVSPTGLVYDERGDVLYVASTGDNEVFAVSRASDRASSGGTGRLVYQDNVHLHGPLAMAEAPNGHLLVSNNDGINSDPNQPSEIVEFTKEGTFVKQLSVDPAQGGAFGLAVQNSDDVSTFAAVDDNTATLIVWILNQ, encoded by the coding sequence GTGAACCCTTATGGAGTTGCCTTCATCTCCCGTGACTTCCAGAACGGATCTGGCCCTCTGAAGAGTGGCGACATTCTTGTATCAAACTTCAACAACACGAAGAACCTGCAGGGAACCGGCACCACCATCGTTCGCATCTCCAAGAGAGGGACACAGTCTGTTTTCTTCGAGGGCACGGTGCCACTCGGCCTCTCGACGGCGCTTGGTACTCTTCAGGCTGGCTTGGTGGTCGTGGGCAACTTTCCCAGTACCGACGGCACCCTCGGCACGGCCACGGCCGGCTCGCTGCTGGTGATTAACAACAAGGGGAAGCTGATTCAGACCATCACGAGTCCCGAGATCCAGGGCCCCTGGGACATGGCGCTGGTCGATCACGGAGGTAAGGCCATCGCATTCGTCTCAAACGGGCTGACCGGAACCGTTAGCCGCCTCGATTTCACGGTGAACAGAACTGGGCTGACGCTCGAGCACTCGACGACGATCGCCTCTGGTTACGTTCATCGTGGAGACCCGGTGACGTTTGTCGTGTCGCCGACGGGGCTTGTCTACGACGAGCGTGGCGACGTTCTCTATGTAGCTTCAACCGGAGACAACGAAGTCTTTGCCGTCAGCAGGGCCAGCGACCGGGCATCGAGTGGAGGGACGGGCCGCCTTGTTTACCAGGACAACGTTCACCTGCATGGCCCACTCGCCATGGCGGAGGCGCCGAATGGGCACCTGCTGGTCTCTAACAACGACGGTATCAATAGTGATCCCAATCAACCGAGCGAGATCGTTGAATTCACGAAGGAGGGAACCTTCGTGAAGCAACTCTCGGTCGATCCGGCTCAGGGAGGAGCCTTCGGACTTGCGGTGCAGAACTCCGACGACGTTTCCACCTTCGCCGCGGTCGACGACAACACCGCGACCCTGATCGTCTGGATCCTTAACCAATAG
- a CDS encoding TetR/AcrR family transcriptional regulator: MGATLSTRDHLLQVGLERLRSTGYTATGVKEVLDVANVPKGSFYHYFPSKEEFAVEVFRLYATGEMERSARVFGDRKVAPVKRLRRYFEELISVYGQRGEISGCLVGSLSLEVADHSPRLRSELQAVYEGWQKSIADVLREAVQQGELAKSTRPDALAEFLLNSYEGALVRMKAEKSDRPLENFLHFAFDVLLKKQS, translated from the coding sequence ATGGGCGCCACTCTTTCAACTCGCGATCATCTGCTGCAGGTTGGTTTGGAGCGGCTTCGTTCGACCGGGTACACCGCTACCGGGGTGAAGGAAGTGCTTGATGTCGCGAATGTGCCCAAGGGTTCGTTCTACCACTACTTTCCGAGCAAGGAAGAGTTTGCCGTGGAGGTCTTTCGGCTCTATGCGACTGGTGAGATGGAGCGGTCGGCGAGGGTGTTTGGGGATCGCAAGGTGGCTCCTGTAAAGCGGCTGCGGCGATACTTCGAGGAGTTGATCTCCGTCTATGGACAGCGCGGGGAGATCAGCGGATGTCTGGTGGGCAGCCTGAGCCTGGAGGTGGCGGACCACAGCCCGAGGTTGAGGTCTGAGCTGCAGGCCGTCTACGAGGGCTGGCAGAAGAGTATCGCGGATGTTTTGCGTGAGGCGGTCCAGCAGGGCGAACTGGCGAAGTCCACGCGGCCGGACGCTCTGGCGGAGTTTCTGCTGAATAGCTATGAAGGAGCGCTGGTGCGCATGAAGGCGGAGAAGAGCGACAGGCCGCTTGAGAACTTCCTTCATTTTGCGTTTGACGTGCTGCTGAAGAAACAGAGCTGA
- a CDS encoding acetyl ornithine aminotransferase family protein, producing the protein MTTLTEKTLEDLKQNSAQGVTHAAGEAIRSKHYAEFGPRLKTTLPGPKATKIVADDDRLISPSYTRSYPMVAKSGRGIRVTDVDENEFLDFAAGIAVNSTGHCHPEVVKAIQDQAAELIHMSGTDFYYENMTIFAERLSAIAPMPGPHKFYYGNSGAEAVECAMKLARYHTGRQNIISFFGAFHGRTMGALSLTGSKPQQKRRFAPFVPGVHHIRYPYAYRGCPDGTPEEQEAFALECARYIEDRLFKTILPPEEVAAIILEPIQGEGGYVVAPTNFLQEIRRICDRHGILLIADEVQSGAARTGKWWAIEHSGVHPDIVCIAKGIASGMPLGICMAKAEIMDWVPGSHASTFGGNPICIAAALATMDILEREGLQNASTIGDKILSRLRPWVAKHPTIGDVRGRGLMIGIELVKDKQSRTPVGPMRDKVVDLAFERGLLILGCGETSIRLCPPLIVNEHEANIALDILEECITLASK; encoded by the coding sequence ATGACCACCCTCACTGAAAAGACCCTCGAAGACCTGAAACAAAACTCCGCCCAGGGCGTCACTCACGCCGCCGGGGAAGCCATCCGCTCGAAGCACTACGCCGAGTTCGGCCCCCGCCTCAAGACCACGCTCCCGGGCCCCAAAGCGACCAAAATCGTCGCCGACGACGACCGTCTCATCTCCCCCAGCTACACCCGCAGCTATCCGATGGTGGCCAAATCCGGCCGCGGCATCCGCGTCACCGACGTCGACGAAAACGAGTTCCTCGACTTCGCCGCTGGCATCGCCGTAAACTCCACCGGCCACTGTCATCCCGAAGTCGTCAAGGCCATTCAAGACCAGGCCGCCGAACTCATCCACATGTCCGGCACCGACTTCTACTACGAAAACATGACCATCTTCGCCGAGCGCCTCTCTGCCATCGCGCCCATGCCCGGCCCGCACAAGTTCTACTACGGCAACTCTGGTGCCGAGGCCGTCGAGTGCGCCATGAAACTCGCCCGCTACCACACTGGCCGTCAGAACATCATCAGCTTTTTCGGAGCCTTCCACGGCCGCACCATGGGCGCGCTATCGCTCACCGGCTCCAAGCCCCAGCAGAAGCGCCGCTTCGCCCCCTTCGTCCCCGGCGTCCACCACATCCGTTATCCCTACGCCTACCGCGGCTGTCCCGACGGCACCCCGGAAGAACAAGAAGCGTTCGCTCTCGAATGCGCCCGCTACATCGAAGACCGCCTCTTCAAGACCATCCTCCCGCCCGAAGAGGTCGCAGCCATCATCCTCGAGCCCATCCAGGGCGAAGGCGGCTACGTCGTAGCCCCCACCAACTTCCTCCAGGAGATCCGCCGTATCTGCGACCGCCACGGCATCCTCCTCATCGCCGACGAGGTCCAGTCCGGCGCCGCACGAACAGGGAAGTGGTGGGCCATCGAGCACTCCGGAGTCCACCCCGACATCGTCTGCATCGCCAAGGGCATCGCATCCGGCATGCCCCTCGGCATCTGCATGGCGAAGGCCGAGATCATGGACTGGGTCCCCGGCTCCCACGCCAGCACCTTCGGAGGCAACCCCATCTGCATCGCCGCCGCCCTTGCCACCATGGACATCCTCGAGCGCGAAGGCCTCCAAAACGCCTCCACCATCGGCGACAAAATTCTCTCCCGCCTCCGTCCCTGGGTAGCCAAACATCCCACCATCGGCGACGTTCGCGGTCGCGGCCTCATGATCGGCATCGAGCTCGTCAAAGACAAACAATCCCGAACACCTGTAGGCCCGATGCGCGACAAGGTCGTCGATCTCGCCTTCGAGCGCGGCCTCCTCATCCTCGGCTGCGGCGAAACCAGCATCCGCCTCTGTCCGCCGCTCATCGTCAACGAGCACGAAGCCAACATCGCACTCGACATCCTCGAAGAGTGCATCACCCTCGCCTCAAAATAG